The following are encoded in a window of Lynx canadensis isolate LIC74 chromosome B1, mLynCan4.pri.v2, whole genome shotgun sequence genomic DNA:
- the PGRMC2 gene encoding membrane-associated progesterone receptor component 2 yields the protein MAAGDGDVKLGTLGSGSESSSDGSSESPGGAGAAAEGGGWAAAALALLTGGGEMLLNVALVALVLLGAYRLWVRWGRRGLGAGAGAGEESPAASLPRMKKRDFSLEQLRQYDGSRTPRILLAVNGKVFDVTKGSKFYGPAGPYGIFAGRDASRGLATFCLDKDALKDEYDDLSDLNAVQMESVREWEMQFKEKYDYVGRLLKPGEEPSEYTDEEDTKDHNKQD from the exons ATGGCGGCGGGTGATGGGGACGTGAAGCTAGGCACCCTGGGGAGTGGCAGTGAGAGCAGCAGCGACGGCAGCAGCGAGAGCCCAGGCGGCGCGGGAGCGGCAGCAGAAGGGGGCGGCTGGGCAGCAGCGGCATTGGCGCTTTTGACGGGGGGCGGGGAGATGCTGCTGAACGTGGCGCTGGTGGCGCTGGTGCTGCTGGGGGCCTACCGGCTGTGGGTGCGCTGGGGGCGGCGGGGTTTGGGCGCCGGGGCCGGAGCCGGCGAGGAGAGTCCCGCTGCCTCTCTGCCTCGTATGAAGAAGCGGGACTTCAGCTTAGAGCAGCTGCGCCAGTACGACGGGTCCCGCACCCCGCGCATCCTGCTCGCGGTCAATGGGAAAGTCTTCGACGTGACCAAAGGCAGCAAGTTCTACGGCCCGG ctggTCCATATGGAATATTTGCTGGTAGGGATGCCTCCAGAGGACTGGCGACATTTTGCCTAGATAAAGATGCACTTAAAGATGAATATGATGATCTCTCAGACTTGAATGCTGTACAAATGGAGAGTGTTCGAGAATGGGAAATGCAGTTTAAAG aaaaatatgatTATGTAGGCAGACTCCTAAAACCAGGAGAAGAACCATCAGAATATACAGATGAAGAAGATACCAAGGATCACAATAAACAGGATTGA